A single region of the Vicia villosa cultivar HV-30 ecotype Madison, WI linkage group LG4, Vvil1.0, whole genome shotgun sequence genome encodes:
- the LOC131599577 gene encoding chitinase 2-like, which produces MPKLIFREYSTDFPIEIIRPGIEFHLILGFASEEYNEDGKGNGNFRAAWDLEYFSPDKVKDFKKNNPNVKVVISLGGRDVETPFFPAEETLWTREAVKSLKVLIGKYNNESGSIIDGIDINYDTIKTSNDLFVNCIGQVITKLKNDADLNINVVSIAPSEKNNFLYRDLYQANKANINWVDYQFNKQEKTVSTVKDFVVIYNNLIKDYPPNKVLPGTSTDPNNNKIPWEIFIAGCIQLRNHSKLLGIFIWKAKGFPIPPIPPYHDSLENSLIKILTE; this is translated from the coding sequence ATGCCTAAACTTATCTTTAGGGAATATTCAACTGATTTTCCAATTGAGATTATCCGCCCCGGAATAGAATTCCACTTAATTTTGGGCTTTGCAAGTGAGGAGTATAACGAAGATGGGAAAGGCAACGGAAATTTCAGAGCAGCTTGGGATTTGGAATACTTTAGCCCAGATAAAGTGAAAGATTTCAAGAAAAATAATCCAAATGTAAAGGTGGTAATAAGCTTGGGAGGTCGTGATGTAGAAACTCCATTCTTTCCTGCTGAGGAAACTCTATGGACTAGGGAGGCTGTAAAATCACTCAAAGTGCTCATCGGAAAATACAACAATGAAAGCGGCAGTATAATTGATGGCATTGACATTAACTATGATACTATCAAAACTAGTAATGACCTATTTGTTAACTGCATAGGCCAAGTTATAACAAAACTCAAGAATGATGCTGACCTAAATATTAATGTGGTGTCCATTGCTCCATCCGAGAAAAACAATTTCCTCTACCGAGATTTGTATCAGGCAAACAAAGCCAATATCAACTGGGTTGACTACCAATTCAACAAACAAGAAAAAACTGTATCCACAGTTAAGGACTTTGTAGTGATCTATAACAATCTAATAAAAGACTATCCTCCTAACAAAGTTCTTCCGGGAACAAGCACGGACCCTAACAATAATAAGATACCGTGGGAGATTTTTATTGCTGGCTGCATACAACTCAGAAATCATTCAAAACTCCttggtatttttatttggaaGGCTAAAGGATTTCCAATCCCCCCAATCCCCCCTTATCATGATTCCTTGGAGAATAGCTTGATAAAAATCCTCACTGAATAA